ACTCCGTCAACTTGTGATTTGGAATATGACGATGCCTTGAGAAATGAATGCACTTCGGCAGACTGGACCGAGTTGTACTATTGGAATGCACAGTTcaaggttggttttttttttggaattgttcaaattctttaaaaaaaacaatcgtTTCAGGAATGCGAAGCATTTTGGTACGATTCCTCTTGTGGAGATcaagattttagcaaaaaaaatttgttcaagaATTTCGATGATTGTAATAATCAATGTGtgaagaaaattggagaagctttaaaaagtaaaagcTTTTATGTTTTCGTATGTTTTAGTATTTTACTTTTAGAAATGGATCCTGAAACAACTACAACAACATCCACTACTACAACTACTACTACTGCACCTACCAcaacaaaaatggaagaacCTAAACGTTCCAACTACAAGCAAAGTGATCCATTAAACTTAATTTTGAATAGTTAGTttatttttcgtggaaaaattttaggcGTGTGTTTTTAGAAGCTCTAAATCCGGATGAGTCCTCAGAATTACCAGAGAAGTTTCCGCCAGCTCACGAGCAAGGCTTCGTTAACTTCGCAATAAAATCAGAAGTCACAGCTACTACTAAATTCGACAGATTGAAATACATGGCTGAGTTCAGAGTAAGTGTTTATAGAACCATGTTAActttaacatttatttttcagaagaaattaCTGGCACTTCCtgataatttttctacaactcCAAAACAATCTTCTCCTACTTCTTCTCCTACCACAACTCGTATGCGCAGTCCTTCCACTCACAAGTCAACTGTCTCACAAGCTACAAAGACTGCATCTTCCACGCCGCAAAGTCCTTCGACCACTACAAGCTTTGATGACTTTGTtgagaaagagaagaaaacTGTTCTAGAGACTATAAAGATTCTAGATCGCCCAGAGGATCTTTGCGACGAGCCCCTTCATCCAAAGCTTGAGGAAGATTGCAAAAATGATCAGTGGGAAATTCAGtggtttttcaattctgaTCGAGGTGCTTGCAAGTCGTTTTGGTACGGAGGTTGCGAGATTGAGAGTAGAAACTTCTTTCCTGATCATGCGGTTCGTTTTTTCGGTAAGATTCTAAGAAACGTTTCTATTATTGCAGAACTGTCGACATTCCTGTGCTCACAAGTATGCTACACCTGCAAGTTTCTCATCGAAAGTTTACATTCCGCCCGGCGAGTTGAGCACTCCTGTTCCTCCCCGTAAAGATCGTCTTACCACTAGCCTGAAGCTTACTTACCCTCACTCCGAAGATTTGTTTCCTTCAGAAGAACACTCAACAGTAGTTGAACTAGACGGGAATTTCCAGCGTACAGAAAAACAGGAACGCATACGcctttttccaacaaaaacatttagacCAAGAGCCCCTACGCCAACTGCTTCAAATATTGTCAATGTTTCTGAaggagaaaaaactgaaacggCTCCAGCCTTCTACAGCCATATTGATCGAGTCGTCCACGACATGAAAACAGGAGAACACCCGGGATATACAAAACCAGAAGAGTTTGTAAGAAGAATTGAATCTGCGAGCAATGACTATATCAAATATGACTTGCAAAAACCAGACGTAGTTACTATTATCGACAAATCTCCACCTACGGTACCatcaagaaaagaaagaaCTGAAAGAACAGAAGTAACCACAAAATTACCATCGACTCGATCAATAAATGATCCATGCGATGACGAGTATGATCCGAAATGGGATGAAGACTGTCTAGGGGACACTTGGGTTGTCAGAAGCTATTACGATTCGAAggctgaaaaatgcaaagcTTTTTGGTATGGAGGATGCCACACTAGTAGCAGAAATATTTGGTTTGATAAGGAGGTATTTTTGCTGTCGCAAGtgtttgttgaatttttgtttggatcatttttgtagataaatgattcaaaaaattaattcagacATGTCGAACTTCGTGTGCTCACAAATTCCCCACCGACATGCCCATGTATGGaggtaaaattcaaataacaattgttccattttcaatttaaaattcaaaagtttaggTGCACAATCTTCGGAAGTGTCTGCCGAAATTTTGCCGTCTCCTCAAGAAGAAAATTCATCGAAAGAAACTTCATCATCGTCTTcgtcttcatcttcttctaaCACGGTAATTTTCGTTTCGGGATCAGCGCATTTGGTGCCTGCTGCCACAAAATTATCGAGTccaattattctgaaaataaaggcACACATCTCACCGGAGCATCGATTCAAAGTGGACCTCGATCAGAAGTTTGCTGATGTTAAACGGGAACATGAGGGCAGAGAGGATTTAGCATATTCGCAAATGGTTCAGCATCCTGTTACAGTTTCAGGTAAGATTTAACCTAAAGGGATTGAcaatgatttcaaattttagctgATTGCTTAGAAGTGTACAATGCAAGTTTGTCAAAACCGTGTGGAGATGGAAAATCTTGGAGCAACAGGTAAGTGAACACGAATTGcacttaaaattatttaaaaaaaagacagttgtaaaaattcattcaactAGATATTTCTACGACAAAGACACTCGCTCTTGTCGCATGTTTTGGAGCAACGGATGCTTCAGCTCatcgaaaaacaattttgatgaCTTAGAAACTTGCCAGTGGAAGTGTGAAGGAAGACATCCACAACCTGCAGGAAGTAcgtaaattattttagaaatgcaatttaatttttgaaactgtttgaGAATCTTGTTTGGACAAATTTGATGAACGATATCTGGAGGACTGTAGACATGGAGAATTTACGaatcgattttattttgatcATGACCGGAAGAAGTGTGTTGCATTCCATTGGGGAGGCTGTCAATCGAAATCGCAAAACTTTTTCGCTGATATGACAGTTTGCCAAGATCTCTGTGAATCTCCACCGAGAGAGTTGACACgtaagtttttcgaaattcggGGAAGAAACTGTAATTTAGATTTGTACAGAAGCTTGTCTGCAACCATTCGATACCACGTATGAGACATCGTGCTCAGCTGAGAAACCTCAGCAATATTACTATTTTGACATGTCTTCTGgaatttgcaaaatgttcTGGTTTGGAAATTGCAAGGGAGAGAATCAAAACATCTTTAGCACCTTGGAGGCTTGCCAATGGATCTGTGAGAGAAAACGTGACGAAAGGAAACCAGGTAAATTGGAGAGAACTTTCGGAAaccaactgaaaattaaaaaagaccACTATATAGGAAAcgtatttttcagcaatttgtgCTGACAAGTTTGACACAAAGTACACGGAATCTTGCGGAGACTCTCAATGGACTGAGAAATGGTATTTCGATGTATGTAGACAAGAAACCAGAAATAAAGTTAGAAATACATTAGTGAATTTTCCAGCAATCATCCGGAGACTGTTCATCGTTCTGGTGGGATGAATGCACTTCCTcgtctcaaaatattttcccagATGAGAAGTCGTGTACCTCAAATTGCAAACATCctggatttgaaatttcgtcaAAGCTGGCTACAGAGGAATCAAAATTCAGATGCCTTGAGCCGGTTGAAATCGGATCTTGCCAAGAAACGTAACCTCATTATTGATCCCTATATTTCCTcactaaacaatttttagatatcCTGCATTTTACTACGACCGAGCGTCACGTACGTGTCGTCCATTTGCCTATTCTGGTTGCGGAGGAAATTCGAATCGTTTCATGACAGTTTCTCAGTGTGAAAACTTGTGTTTTGCATTTAATTCGATGAATGAAGCCGAAGTAGACTGTCATCTTCCCATGCACATTGGTTATGGAAAGAATGAGGACAGTTGCCTGCCGCAAGCCGGATTCAGATTCTATTATGATAGGAATTATGGTAAGCTGATGTTCGATGACATCTTATTACAGCTATgcgaaagaaaattttaaaaacctatGTTTTGTTTCTAAACAAACGGTTTTCAAATAACTGGAATGTAACGACTTCGTAGAAACGACTTcgtattgaaaaatcagaaaatttttcgaattatttgaATTCTGCTTCATTTGAACGCTCGATTAATACTTTTTGCACTGAAATTTAGGATGACATACTTGGATTTTGTTTAGTTTACTGCTTTGAAATGATacatattttccagaattgttcaacaaaaaaaaacagtaggTTTTGGTAAATATTTGAAGGCAAATACTCATTGACTCCaaaatcattgactacctgttTTCATTGACTACccttgctcattgactacccttGCTCTTTGCCTACCTCtttctcattgactacctgtgCTCATTGCCTTCctgttctcattgcctactTGTTGCTCGTTGACTACctttctcattgcctactctttctcattgcctaccctTTGCTCATTGTCTACTCGTTTTCTTCATCAGTCAAGAGGCACGTACTAGGACCGTATTCCAAGAATACATCATAGGTACATCTTTGTTCATTTATTCAAAGGGTATACATATTTACAATCATTCAATCTGTACACAACATTTTGGGCAACAATTAGTAGTAGCTGagtcatgttttaatttatattaattcTGATAGGACACGCAAAGGCTGGGCAACATTCATTATCCATCAACATTAATGGCAACAATAGCAACAAAAtacaacaattaaaaatttgaaaaaaaagtggcaaagaaCGTAAAATCAATAACAATGAAATTTGGCATAAGAAATTCATTCGGAGTCGGAGTCAAtcactcgtttttttttgcttttgagCATATAGGAACATGACACCGTAGTATCAGACGTGTCAGACAAGGATGTTCTGGAGTTGATGGTGGCTTTCGATCTAAGAATGAAATAACCTCCAAAACTCTCTGAActgagtattttcaaactggcgtatcAGTAGTATCAAACTGGCGTATTAGACAATGACAAAACGAGTAGACAATGAGCAAagggtaggcaatgagaaagagtaggcaatgagaaaagGTAGTCAACGAGCAACAagtaggcaatgagaacagGAAGGCAATGAAaacaggtagtcaatgattttggagtcaatgagtatttgccaaatttgaaaCCTCGAATTTAACGAGACCCACAgtaactgtaattttttttttaattttcaaaagataatTTGTTTTACTATTTATTGAAACGACAAAACGTGAGCTTTGAAGAAAGGAATGTGTAtttcaacacaaaaattgtataCTTCCAGGTAAATGTTCCCAGATGTGGTATCTGGGTTGTGGTGGGAATGCGAACAATTTCTACTCGTATGAAATCTGCCAGCGAACATGCTCACAGTCAGACGTGCCTCGGGAACTGGAACGAAAGACTCGAGCAAGCAGCGAGGGTAGGCCAAAGTTTGGAATCCGCAAGATTCGTGCAAAGGTTCAACAGCTttgatgaaacatttttttcaattatttagtTAAGATACCCATTTgaatctctctctctcttccttTCTCTCACTTCTCGATCTTTGATAATTTCCCGGTTGTGTGTCTGCTTTCCCTTTCTGTTTTTGTATGTTTGTCATTTCAGTTTGATCCACTTTTTAAGTTCTGAGCTTTTACTAACATCCGTACTTTGCCGTTCGATCTAATAAAGTATTTGAAATAAGAATTGGACTAATTGAATTGACATCgtatgaaaacagaaaaagaaacacaGTTGTTTAGTATATAAGAAAAATATAGGaacaaaatacaatttcagttTGTTTCGAGCCTCCGGGAGATCGTGGCATTTGCGGTAAGAACTCAAGCACCAATCCACTTAAACGATGGACATATGGTAATCAGAAATGTACATCATTTACTTATTCTGGCTGCGGAGGAAATCGAAATAGATTTGCAACACAGGATATATGTGAAAATACATGTAATGGGCTTATGAACAGTAATGACCCTCGTAAGTTTgattacaagaaaaaataaactaatagGAATATCTTAGGTATTTGCTCGTTCTCGCCCGATTGGGGTTCTTGTAATCAGCTTCGCTATGTTTGGTTCTACAATTTGACCCGTGGAACCTGCGATCAATTTCTTTACGGTGGCTGTGGAGGAAATCCAAATCGCTTCgacacttttgaaatttgtcaaaaagcGTGTGAAGTCACTGGAACAGATCCGTGTATGGAATCTTTGGATCGTGGAAGTTGGTGTGAGGCAATGTCAAATAGATATTATTTTAACAAGAGAGCACGCCAATGCAAAGGATTTCACTACACCGGGTgtggaaaaagtggaaataattttttgacaaaagaaGAGTGTCAGACAAAGTAAGATAATTACctcaaaattgagatttttactattaaagttttatttcagatgTGAGAAACGTTTTCCGCGTGCAGCGCCGTCAAAAAAGAAGGCGAAGGTTAAACTACCAGTTGGATGTAATCtctaagtttaaaaaaaaatggtattctattttcaaatttagattcCGGTGCAAAGCCGAAAGATAAAACGCCAATGCTACGGCACATCAATTTGAATGGAAATAATCAAACATATTTCAAATCCGAGCCTCAATGGATGGACTATTCCTCTTGTTATGGTTACAGGTTTATTTCCAGCttaaagcaaaaattattatatttgagCAAAATTCCAGGTACAATGTAACTGGACGAGACACTATTCTGAATGTTCATTATTGTGCAATTCGTGGCTCTGCAGACTGCATCAGTGAAAGTTATAGGTCTACGGAGGGGgaggagtactgtaatatCTTGAGACCATTTCTACGAGGCCAAAACTTATACTCTTTCTATTTTGGATTAGATTCAGTGAATCCAATGTACCGCCCAAAGGATGGGCTCTCCGGAAGAATTCAACGGAAAAACGAAACGATTGCTGCCGTTCTTGTATTGAAAGCTAACCAGTGCCATGAAATTTGCTAGCATTTTTCTAagttaattatttgaaattgtcaTTCAAATTCATAGAActcaataaatttatttgttttaaaattctaacACCCGCATTTtgtaattaacaaaaaaaataaaatcaatgatTTGAGGGGGCAAGTGCTTTGGCATTGGTTGCAAATGATCGAACAATAATTGGAAGAATAATCAACCCATGGAAAAATCCAGTTCCCACAACTAGAACACTAGTACGGGCAAACATTCGAACAGCCGATGAAGGAACCATAAGCATCACGACAATGGCAAGTAACGTAGATGTTCCTGCTTGAACAACGGGCCATCCAATTGCTCCCATCGCGTCTCGTATTCTTTCATCAGGATCAGAGTATTCAGAACGGTAGATTCGAATTCCCACGTGTGTTGCAAAATCAATACATTGTCCGATAGACATCTGAGAATGGAAAATATTGCTCAAAGtgatacattttaattttctagcaACACTATCCAAACATACTAAAATATTAACGACAGTCATAGGATCCAAATCAGCTCCCCACAAAGATAATAGTCCTGCTGTTCCGATATCCATAGAAATGAGAGTGCATACGACCCAGAATACAATGTAGGATTCCGCAATGAACATGATACAAACTGAaagcaaacttttttcaatttgaaattgaacctTGGAGTGAAAATTAGAAAGTCACATACCAATAAACTTGCCGCGAGGGCCagctacatttttttaaaattctaattgtTAGGACTAATTTCCCGCGTactccttttttgttttattggaaaaagtggaaactcctttttttaaaattttttaaacgttttgatgtatttatattttcagctcataattctaaaaaaaacttactagCACTCAAAAGAATGATGGCTGTTCCCAGAGAAGAAAGAATAGTCGACTGTAATTCCAGCATTTGATCACTGTAAAAGTTGTTCTCGTCAAAGACGAGAGCGTCGAATTCGGGATAGCTTGATGTTATGTTACGCCATGTTAGGAGAAGTGATGTTCGAATgttccaatttgaaattttaaaagccGTGGTGAACAcgaatttttcgacttttgtTCCACCCTGAAAGAACacaatttctataaaaacaaatcaaaaatttacttttgagGACTTGTCTGGAGTGTCCCAAACCAAGTCGGTTTCCCAATGACTGTTGAATGAAACTTTCAGGAATGATTTTAGTGTTTCGTAGAATCTAAATagttaaattgaattttgattaaaattcaatttctcctTACTTTGCATCTTcttggaagaaaaattgccgatAATTGTTGAACTCGTTGAGCCAGAAGTTTGTCGAATTTGGACCCATGGAGTATGGTGTTGATTCAAGTTCGTTTACCATTTGGAGCATTCTGTCCACCTGGaagtttgtatttttcgaataagCGTTCAAATTGAGAGCATACCATTTCCGGATTTTTACTAAAGTCAGGTGCGTTGTTGACATAGATTCTTCCAATTAAACCTTCTGcccaaattttcttttcagccAAGTTGAGATAAGGAACAAGTGGAGAATCGTCAACAACCAATTGAGAAGGTGTCAAATTTGGAGTGAGCTGGGAACATCCGTAGAAAGCTATCGCAATGTACACAACATATAGGTTGAGCTGAAAGATTTcgcgaaaaatttttaaagagttacACTTTTTTTAACTGACCATGCAGAATCTAACAGATGGGCGGCAGATGAATGGCGcgaatatgttttcaaaaaagtatctTGTTGGTGAAATTGCATTTTCGTTTTTAGCCTTAGCAATTTCTTCTCGATCACAACGTTTCCAGACAAACACGCAATGATATCCAGCTGCTTCTCTCTTTGCTCCCATAGCCATAACTGCCGCAAAAAACGTTAGCTGGTAAAACCAATCAAACATGATAGCCAACGCaatgaatttacaaaaaattgctaTAGCAGGAGTTGTTGAGTATGTTCCAATACCAAAAGAGAGCACTGAAGTAAGTGAAGTAACTGTGATTGCACTTCCAGCTTCCTCCAGAGCTAACCCCATTCTTTTTTTGGCATCGAGAGTTCTTCTGGTATCTTGCCAAGCACCCAGCATAACATAAACGTCATCAACTCCAATAGCCAAGGCGATGAATGGCATAACAGTGACCTGATTGATAAATGGTACTCCTAGAGCAAATAACAATCCACCAGCTGATACAATTGCCATTGAAGAGACAAGAATTCCGATCATGGCTTCAATTGGTTTTGATGTCACCCAATTGTCAGTCATACTGAAAGGATATTAAgtgattttgtttgaaaattttcgaattatccgtatcaaaaataattaccaTGATGCCACTGTGAAGCACAAAAGTAAGAGAATTGTAAGAGAAATAAACGGCATGGTGTACGtggaatttttctgcatttcaTCTTTCAGAATTGACAAGCTGAACATTGAAGTGTCGAATGTCGTTTGGTTCTCCAATAAAGCTGTTAAAGATTGTTCGAAGATTTTGGACATTTCTTCTGATGTAtgctaaaattgatttttaaaccaaaGCTGTGGCTGTGAAAATTACCTCATTATAAGCTGGAATTTGATATACAAAATGCACCATATCGATACTTTCTATTCCTAAAGGACCACCTGGTTGCACTCCATAAAAATGAGTGGGCAAGAAAAActtattatcgaaaaatttcattgtGGGATATTCGATCTTGATTCGCGGGTCTTTTcggagctgaaatttttggagtagAAATTGAATCAAACTAAAAAGCATACCTTTTCACTCCAAAAAGTATCCAAAAATATTGTTGCAATAGTGTTACTCAGCTCGCATTGCTTCATTCGTGAACATACTTCTTTTCCAAAgtttatctgaattttttaaataattttgtgattgatttttgataatattccTTCAACTCACTATCTTCCCATCAActtgaatttccattttctcaagTACATACTTGTTCAGCTGGATCAACTTTTGTGCCAAGTcctttttcagtaaattctTATCTTCGGAAGATGTTTGAATTGTAATAGATACAAAtgaactgtaaaaaaatttttattcgttttttaatAGATTCATCGTAGTTTGTAAATTTATCGCCAACTTCTGAGCATCTAAACATTAAAGAAATTCAGGCTCTACAGACTTTGATCGAGGTCCGCGGTGGAACATTGCACTAAAGTTAACAGTTTTGGAACTATACATTTTTGGAGTATGTCAATCTGTGTTAAGatagtttgaaaagttttttaaatgttttgaatcaatattttattcattttaccTTTATCTTCACTTACTTATTCTTTGAATCTCCACTAAAATCTTTATGTACTTGATATTCCTCGCGAGAAAGTGAGTGTTCGGGAGAGTACAAGAATCGCAAGTCATCCTGAATATAGACTAATCTCATTACGGATACATTCCTGGACCCCTACCTCGGTTCGCATATTCAGAATACCGAAGGAAAATATGATAGTCAGTATGAGGGGTCCCAATGTGAAAAATCGTGGTCTATCGTAAATAAAAAGACCATACTGGTAAAACAGGTGAGCCAGGTATTCTTGGAGAATACCTGACGGATTTCGAATCCTTAGCTTCATATTGAAAGATGTACCTTAAATGAACTAAAATCTGAcctgaaaagaaaagaaacggAACAtgcaaattgtttgaaaaaatgaggaaaggAGGATCTCGTTCTAAACTAGcgcgaaactttttttgtggaCTGTCAGAAGATGCATAAGCAAATAGTGAGAGGCGAGACGCCGCGGCAGAAAGATTGTGAGAAGAAGAGGTGCTGACCTTGTTTCTAGCGGATTGTTGAATGAATAGAGACGTCAGACACATGAATCTCCCGGATGACACCCAGAGAGACTGAGACAGTCCCTGGGCATTGGTAATTGGCGTTCGGAAGAACaggaagagagagagatagaaaGAGGGAGAGAAAATAAGCGCGCATCCTGACACGATGAGAAGTGATCGATGGGCATGGTAGATACTGGTGGAGGATTGTAGCGGATAAAAAGGCAATCAGcttttagcaaaaaaagtgAGTCATTGATAGCCGACAGTTTATATGGgaggagagaaaaaaaaagttgaaaggcAAATACGATAACtgtctattgaaaaaaacccgctttgaaaaaaacactgGAAGAATCCCGATTATCAATAGTTGGGTCTACGAGAAAATTCAATAGGTACATAAAAAACTTGGTTGAGTTACACAATTCCATTGCTTCACTTTGACAGCTCACTACtatgttttttcgttttgtcgAATGTTGTAAGTTTGGcgcttttttt
This is a stretch of genomic DNA from Caenorhabditis elegans chromosome V. It encodes these proteins:
- the mec-1 gene encoding CRE-MEC-1 protein (Confirmed by transcript evidence), with product MTRQSMNASDSLFRKHCHFLHETEPINHTVSRGCGGNSNRFMRRAHCRNRCVKQPNKPEVQELKHRRTVTSTTSTPFQTVNEESTVEPSATKRLPVTLPVKKLELVQSSFQSGHGNGLCQDCDPLYGTCLDGKCGCMKGFRSLGKVCIDLNECDNGAVCGPNARCVNEIGSFQCVCDAGFSTDGDCKIGQEACMDEFDVNLTEEDCNNGKQEIKYYYDADSVQCKQFFYGGCKTTSRNFFADLQTCDVICVSNQRDYLKSKGQSLSHHPVLEISSDLNNGNDLKSNHYKIDLFSSPSSPVTPNRPLSADDWPLKPITLKPALNLDFSQGKTKSTAEKHKEADDAEILVHQLTPEHNSCDLKFEPVLREECISADWAEKFFWNSEFKDCEPFWYDSSCDPRDRAGKNFFETFEDCKNKCDGVQSQYVVPITTVPDEQSKIEEVETSETPGIVDETTTTAAPEEESEENGFFFKVKPQNYLEDVLSSETEETQHYGFNPNEFLKQNSQNQKPTEITEILRILPAQTEHDEASELKKEDKIEHDILEHLKNKEPTEKVLSTPSTCDLEYDDALRNECTSADWTELYYWNAQFKECEAFWYDSSCGDQDFSKKNLFKNFDDCNNQCVKKIGEALKKMDPETTTTTSTTTTTTTAPTTTKMEEPKRSNYKQSDPLNLILNKALNPDESSELPEKFPPAHEQGFVNFAIKSEVTATTKFDRLKYMAEFRKKLLALPDNFSTTPKQSSPTSSPTTTRMRSPSTHKSTVSQATKTASSTPQSPSTTTSFDDFVEKEKKTVLETIKILDRPEDLCDEPLHPKLEEDCKNDQWEIQWFFNSDRGACKSFWYGGCEIESRNFFPDHANCRHSCAHKYATPASFSSKVYIPPGELSTPVPPRKDRLTTSLKLTYPHSEDLFPSEEHSTVVELDGNFQRTEKQERIRLFPTKTFRPRAPTPTASNIVNVSEGEKTETAPAFYSHIDRVVHDMKTGEHPGYTKPEEFVRRIESASNDYIKYDLQKPDVVTIIDKSPPTVPSRKERTERTEVTTKLPSTRSINDPCDDEYDPKWDEDCLGDTWVVRSYYDSKAEKCKAFWYGGCHTSSRNIWFDKETCRTSCAHKFPTDMPMYGGAQSSEVSAEILPSPQEENSSKETSSSSSSSSSSNTAHISPEHRFKVDLDQKFADVKREHEGREDLAYSQMVQHPVTVSADCLEVYNASLSKPCGDGKSWSNRYFYDKDTRSCRMFWSNGCFSSSKNNFDDLETCQWKCEGRHPQPAGKSCLDKFDERYLEDCRHGEFTNRFYFDHDRKKCVAFHWGGCQSKSQNFFADMTVCQDLCESPPRELTQACLQPFDTTYETSCSAEKPQQYYYFDMSSGICKMFWFGNCKGENQNIFSTLEACQWICERKRDERKPAICADKFDTKYTESCGDSQWTEKWYFDQSSGDCSSFWWDECTSSSQNIFPDEKSCTSNCKHPGFEISSKLATEESKFRCLEPVEIGSCQETYPAFYYDRASRTCRPFAYSGCGGNSNRFMTVSQCENLCFAFNSMNEAEVDCHLPMHIGYGKNEDSCLPQAGFRFYYDRNYGKCSQMWYLGCGGNANNFYSYEICQRTCSQSDVPRELERKTRASSEVCFEPPGDRGICGKNSSTNPLKRWTYGNQKCTSFTYSGCGGNRNRFATQDICENTCNGLMNSNDPRICSFSPDWGSCNQLRYVWFYNLTRGTCDQFLYGGCGGNPNRFDTFEICQKACEVTGTDPCMESLDRGSWCEAMSNRYYFNKRARQCKGFHYTGCGKSGNNFLTKEECQTKCEKRFPRAAPSKKKAKVKLPVGYSGAKPKDKTPMLRHINLNGNNQTYFKSEPQWMDYSSCYGYRYNVTGRDTILNVHYCAIRGSADCISESYRSTEGEEYCNILRPFLRGQNLYSFYFGLDSVNPMYRPKDGLSGRIQRKNETIAAVLVLKANQCHEIC